The Salegentibacter mishustinae genomic interval AAGCTTTAAGGGACGATGAGAACTTTAAGTATGTTGCTGCCTGGGAGTATAAAGGGAAACCTGCAGATGCCGTGCTTCACAAAGAAGACCTGGTATTTGAAAATATAGAATTGAAAACAAGAAGTTATAAATAGAATTGAGATTTAAGTATTGAGTATAAAAGCTCAATACTAAATACTCACTACTCAATACTTTTAAGATATGAAGCTTAACTTAAAAATATGGCGTCAGGAAAATGCCACTGCTAAAGGAAAAATGGTAGATTATCCTGTAGATGGAATAGATGGAGATATGTCTTTTCTTGAAATGCTGGATATACTTAACGAGCAGTTGGTAGAAAAAGGAGAAGATACCATTCAGTTTGATCACGATTGTCGTGAGGGAATTTGTGGTTCTTGTTCTTTGCAAATTAACGGCGAGCCACACGGCCCAGATAAGTTAATCGCAACCTGCCAGTTGCATATGCGCTCTTTTAAAGATGGTGATACCATTTATATAGAGCCATTTAGAGCAAAAGCTTTTCCGGTAATAAAAGACCTTATTGTAGATCGTACTGCTTTTGATAGGATTCAGCAAGCCTGGGGGTATGTTTCAGTAAATACTTCGGGGAATACCGTAGATGCCAATACTATTCCAATAGAAAAAGAAAAAGCCGATGAATCTTTTAACGCGGCAACCTGCATTGGTTGTGGAGCTTGTGTAGCAGCTTGTAAGAATGCGAGTGCTATGTTGTTTACATCAGCAAAAGTTTCTCAGTATGCTTTACTTCCGCAAGGTCGTGTAGAAGCTACCGAGCGTGTTCAGGCAATGGTTAGACAAATGGACGAAGAAGGATTTGGAAACTGTAGTAATACGGGAGCCTGCGAAATAGAATGTCCTAAAGGAATTTCTTTAGAGAATATCGCACGTATGAACCGTGAATACCTTTCAGCAAGTATAAAAGGATAAAACTTCCTTAAATACAAATAAAACGATCCCAAATTCTTTTTGAATTTGGGATTTTTTATGCAACTTAATCAACTACCTCGAAGAAAGTGCAGGAGGTATTTTACGAGAATAAATTCACCCAATTTCGATGTTGCATATCATTTAATGGAATTTAAAAATAATATAATGCCAGATTTTCAAAATCTTCCTTCAAAACTTCCAGCCGGGAAAACCAGTATATTTTCAGTAATGAGTGGGCTTGCAAGAAAGCATAAAGCGATAGATCTTTCCCAGGGTTTTCCCAATTTTGAAACCGATAATCATTTAAAAGAGCTGGTTTGTAAAGCGATGAAAGATGGCTACAACCAGTATCCGCCCATGAATGGCATTCCCGAATTGCGGGAGCAAATAGTTAGCAAAATTGAAAATCTCTACGGAAAGAAATATGAGGAAGCTTCCGAAATTATTTTCACCGCAGGAGCTACCCAGGCTCTATATTGTGCTATAAGTGCATTTGTGCATCCCGGAGATGAAGTAATTGTTTTTAAACCGGCCTACGATTCTTATGAACCCGATATTAAACTGGCTGGAGGTAAACCTGTTTTAATCGAATTAAAAGGAAAAGATTTTAAAATCGACTGGCAGGAAGTTGAAGATAGAATAACTTCTAAAACCAGAATGATTGTAATTAACACGCCGCATAATCCAACAGGAACCGTTCTTTCAAAAAGTGATATGCAGCAACTTGAAAAATTGCTGAAAAGCACCAATATTATCTTGTTAAGCGATGAGGTATACGAGCATCTTATTTATGATGACGAACAGCATCAAAGCGCTTCCAAATTTCCCGGTTTAGCTGAAAGGGCTATTGTGTGTGCTTCCTTTGGCAAAACTTTTCATAATACGGGTTGGAAAATGGGCTATTGCGTAGCTCCCGAAGTTTTAATGAAGGAGATCATTAAGTTTCATCAAGCTACGGTTTTTTGTGTGAATCATCCAATGCAGCGGGCTTTTGCAGAATATTTAAAAAATCCGGAGCACTATTTGAGCCTGGGAAATTTCTATCAGCAAAAACGCGATAAATTCCTTGAGCTGATGCAAGGCTCAAAATTTAAAGGAACTCCCTCAAAAGGTACCTATTTCCAGGTGATGGACTATTCAGAAATTACCGATGAACATGATGTAGATTTTGCCAAAAGATTGATTACTGAGCACGGACTGGCCACTATCCCGGTATCGGTATTTCATAAAGATGGAAAAGATCACAAACAGTTGCGTTTCTGCTTCGCTAAAACCGACGAAACCCTGGAAAAAGCAGCTGAGATTTTACATAAATTATAGTATCGAGGTTGTCTGAAAAGTCTAGTTTCGTCAAACTGAACTCGTTTCAGTTTCTAACATATTTTTAATTGTCAATATCTTAGATTCTGAATTAAATTCAGGATGACGATTTCATTTTTTTTCTAAGTCACTCAAATAAACCAATGACCATAAATCTCCAAAATCAAACTTTTGAACTTCACCCCAGCGGTGCCGCTTTTTGGAAAGAAGAAGGAATCCTCTTAATTAGCGATGTGCATTTAGGAAAGATTTCTCATTTCAGAAAATTTGGAAGTGCGGTGCCTCATAAAGCGATCAATGCAAATTTTTTAAGATTAAGCGAAGTAGTGGGGAAATTTCAGCCAAAAATTGTCTGCTTTTTAGGAGATCTTTTTCATAGCGATCTTAATAATGAGTGGAGATTATTCGAAAACTGGCTTAGTTTTGTAGAAGCCGAAGTAGCTTTAATAGCAGGAAATCACGATATAATTTCCCCCTTAAAATATGAAGAATTGAGCGTGAAAATTCATTCTGAATGGCAGCTTAATGGTTTTTTGCTTACCCACCATCCAGAAAACAGGACAGATTTCTTTAACCTTTGCGGACATATTCACCCGGGCTATCGATTAAATGGAAAAGGAAAACAAAGCCTTAAATTGCCTTGTTTTTTCCGAAGAAAAGATCAATTGATTTTTCCTGCTTTTGGAGAATTCACCGGGAATTTTATGATGAAGCTAAATGAAGGGGAAAAAGCATACGCAATTACCCAAAATGAAGTAATTTTAATAGAAAACAGCTAAAAATGGAAAAACGTCTTGCGGTACTCAATTTTATCTCGGTAATTTTAATTATTGCCGTTAGTTATATTTCTCAAACGGGAATCATTAACGGGAATACTATGGGTAGCCTTAGTGCCGAGTATTATAATCTTTTTACTCCTGCAGGTTATGCTTTTGCCATTTGGGGAATAATCTTTCTTTCGCTTCTAGGCTTTTCTGGTTATCAACTTTTTCAGGCATTTTCAGCGAAAAATGATCTGGAGTTTTTAAAGAATTCCGGTTACTGGTTTTTAACGGCTAACCTGGCCAATGCTGCCTGGGTAATATTTTGGCTTTATGAGTTTACGGGAGTTTCAGTACTGCTCATGTTTTTAATTCTTTTCTCTCTTATAAAAATAATCCTGAAAACCAATATGGAACGCTGGGATGCCCCATTAAAAATCCTTGCTTTTAGCTGGTGGCCTATTTGCCTTTATTCAGGATGGATCGCCGTTGCCAGTATCGCGAATGTTTCGGCTTATCTTTCTAAAATAGATTGGACAGCACCGTTTTTTGGAGAAGAAATTTGGACAGTTATTATTATTGCGGTGGCTGTTTTTCTAAATATCGCTATGATCTGGCGCAGAAATATGCGGGAATTTGCCGCAGTTGGCGTTTGGGCGTTAATCGCTATTTATTTTAGACATTTTGGCGAAATCCCACTTATCGCTTATTCTGCTTTAATAGGTGCGGTTGCTATTTTTTCAAATATTATTTACCACGGCTGGTTGAATAAGGAAACAAACCCGATGTATAAATTGATGAAGCGGGATTAACTCCTCTATTTCGAGGGTGAGACTTTGCTAAACCATTCCTTTAATATCGCTTGCCCAACTGGGATAAGTGAAAATCATTTTCTTTAAAGTTTCACAATCCAGCTTTCCGCACATCGCCATCACAAACATATTGATGATTTCGGAAGCTTCCGGGCCAACTAAATGAGCCCCAAGTACGAGTCCGGTTTTTTTATCCACCAGGGTCTTATAGGCGTATATTTTCTCATTGATATGTTTTGCATTAAACCATTCGGGCACTAATTTGTGTTCCAGTTCATAATCGTATCCCTGTTCCTTAGCTTCCTTTTCTGAAAGTCCTACGGAAGCCAGTTTTGGCAGGGTAAATACTACTGTAGGTTGCGGCGGATAATCTGCTTTTTTAGGCTCTTTTTTATTCAAAAGATTCGCTGCAACGATCTTTGATTCCTGTGAAGAAAGTGGCGTTAAAGGTAAGCCAGAACTTGCCGAAACATCACCACAGGCATAAACGCTCTTGTTAGTGGTATTTTGAAGAAATTCGTTAACGCTAATTCCCTTTTTTGAAAAGTCAACGTTCCCTTTTTCCAAATCCAGATCTTCTATAGATGGAACGCGACCTGCGGTATTAAAAACCATTTCAGCTTTGGCCGAAACCTCTTTTCCGTTTTGATTTGCTTTTACTCTAAAGTTCTTTTGCAGTTTTTCAATTTCATTTACTTCGGCATTAAAAATAAAATCGATTCCCAGGTCTTCTTCCGAAACTTGCTGGATGTATTTCACCATATCTTCATCGAAGTTGGAAAGCGGTCCTGGCGCAAAATCCATCATGGTTACTTTTACCCCAAAACGAGCTGCGATATGCGCGAATTCCATTCCAATATATCCCGCACCGATAAAAATCATCGTTTCGGGTAATTCTTTTAGATCGAGAAAATCTTCGCTTAAAAGAGCATATTCTTCGCCAGGGATCTTTAATGGCATAGCTTTTTGCCCGGTAGCGATAACGATCTTATCTGCGGTTACCGTTTTGCCTTCAACAGAAAGCGTGTTTTCATCCAAAAATTTTGGAGATTGGTGATACATTTTGATGTCCAGAGCAGCCAGATCTTTTTCAGTGGCGGCAGGAATGGCATCTACAAATGTTTCTTTAAAAGTCATGAGATCACTCCAATTTACTTCAGGCATTTTGGTGATTCCCATGCCCTGCATTTTAGTAGCGCGATCTATAATTTCAGTAAAACCAACTAAAACTTTTTTAGGGTCACAGCCACGATTGGGGCAGGTGCCGCCATACTCTCTGTTATCGGCTATCGCGACCTTCCATCCTGCCTTAGCGCAGTCTTTTGCTACACCTTTTCCGGCGGTTCCGGTTCCTATTACAAATACGTCAAAATGCTCAAATCCCATAATTATAAGTTCTTACAGCAAATTAGGCATCTGCAGACATTTTTGCTGTTATAAAAATGGTAAAAGTGGAGTGGAAAAGAAATTCTTTGGTATTAAAGAAAGTATAAATTAACTAACGTTAAAAAAATGTTGAGAGGTTGCGGGACAAAATTTCTGCAATTATCTTTGCGCCAATGAGTAAAACTATTATCGCCCAAAGCTTTGCACAATCCTCGCAACAGCAGGAATTGCGGGAGTCCCTTGTCTCTTCTGAAAAAAATCGGACTAAAATTCAACTAAAAGGACTTGTTGGTTCTGCTTTTTCTTTTGTTGTAGCCAACGCGTTTAAAGAAGCTGAAAAGCCCTTTTTACTGATTTTTAATGATAAAGAAGAAGCTGCTTATTATTTAAACGATCTCGAGCAACTGGTAGGAGAAAAGAATGTGCTTTTTTATCCCGGCAGTTACCGCCGTCCTTATCAAATAGAGGAAACAGATAATGCGAATGTACTGTTACGAGCCGAAGTTTTGAACCGAATCAACTCGCGTAAAAAACCGGCGATAATTGTTACCTATCCCGATGCTTTATTTGAAAAAGTAGTTACTAGAAAGGAACTCGATAGAAGCACGCTAAAAATTTCTGTGGAAGACGAACTTTCTATAGATTTTGTAAACGAAGTTTTATTCGAATATAAATTTAAGCGGGTAGATTTTGTAACCGAACCGGGCGAATTTTCAGTACGTGGTGGAATAATAGATGTTTTTTCCTTTAGTAACGATGAGCCTTACCGTATCGAGTTTTTTGGGGACGAAGTAGATAGCATTAGAAGTTTTGATGTAGAAACCCAGCTTTCTACAGATAAAGTGAAGAAAATTTCGGTAATGCCGAATGTTGAAAATAAACACCTTGACGAAATACGGGACAGTTTTCTAAAATATATTTCAGAAAAAACCGTGGTGTTTGTTAAAAACCTCGATTTACTCACTGCCCAGGCCGATAAACTTTTTAGCAAGGCAGAAGAAGCTTTTAATAAACTTTCTGAAGAAGTAAAACATAGCGAACCCAAAGAGCTGTTTTGTGACGGGCAGTTAATTAAAAGTCAGCTGGAGCTTTTTTCAGTTGTTGAACTGAGCAATCAGGCGTATTTAGAGCCTCAGAAAAATATAGAATTTCAAACAAAACCCCAGCCTTCTTTTAATAAGCAATTCGATTTACTGATTGACAACTTAATTGAAAATCAGGAAAACGGATATACAAATTATATTTTCTGCGTTAGCGAACAGCAAGCCAAACGCTTCCACGATATCTTCGATGACCAGGAACGTATCGTAAAATACCAAACAATTACTTTGGCTTTATTCCAGGGCTTTATAGATGAGGCCGGAAAAAACATTTGCTATACCGATCACCAGATCTTTGAACGTTATCATAAGTTTCATCTTAAGAATGGTTATGCTAAAAAACAGGCGATTACCCTTAAGGAACTTGGTAATCTTGAGGTGGGCGATTATGTAACCCATATTGATCATGGAATAGGCAAATTTGGCGGACTTCAGAAAATTGATGTTGAAGGGAAAAAGCAGGAAGCCATCAAGCTTTTCTATGGCGAGCGCGATATTTTATATGTTAGCATACATTCGCTGCATAAAATTTCAAAATATAACGGGAAGGATGGCAAAGAGCCCAAGATCTTTAAATTGGGAAGCAATGCCTGGAAGAAATTAAAGCAAAAGACCAAGGCCCGGGTTAAGCATATTGCCTACAATCTAATTGAACTTTACGCAAAACGTAGATTACAAAAGGGTTTTGCCTTTGGCCCAGATTCTTACTTACAACACGAGCTGGAAGCCTCTTTTATGTATGAAGATACGCCAGATCAAAGTACCGCTACCCAGGCGGTAAAAGAAGATATGGAAAACGAGCGCCCTATGGATCGGTTGGTTTGTGGGGATGTTGGTTTCGGGAAAACAGAGGTTGCTATTCGGGCAGCTTTTAAAGCGGTAGATAACGGTAAACAAGTTGCTGTTCTGGTGCCAACCACTATTTTGGCATTTCAACATCACGAAACTTTCTCTGAACGTTTAAAGGATTTTCCGGTAACGGTAGATTATCTAAATAGGTTTAGAACCGCTAAAGAACGGCGTGAAACTTTAGCAGATTTGGAGAATGGAAAAGTAGATATTGTGATTGGTACACACCAATTGGTAAATAAAGCAGTGAAATTCAAAGATCTTGGTTTATTAATCGTAGATGAAGAGCAAAAATTTGGAGTTTCGGTAAAAGATAAGCTCAAGACTATAAAAGAGAATGTAGATACACTAACGCTTACTGCCACGCCTATTCCAAGAACACTTCAGTTTAGTTTAATGGCCGCAAGGGATTTATCTACCATTACCACACCGCCTCCAAATAGATATCCTATTGAAACTAATGTAATTCGCTTTTCCGAAGAAACTATTCGGGATGCAGTTTCTTATGAAATTCAGCGTGGCGGGCAGGTTTTCTTTATTCATAACAGGATTGAAAATATTAAAGAAGTCGCTGGAATGATTCAGCGTGTGGTGCCAGATGCTAAGGTTGGGGTAGGACACGGGCAGATGGAAGGTAAGAAGCTGGAAAAACTGATGCTGAGTTTTATCAATGGTGAATTTGATGTCCTGGTTTCAACAACGATCGTGGAAAGCGGACTTGATGTGACCAATGCGAACACTATTTTTATTAATAATGCGAATAATTTTGGGGTTTCAGATCTTCACCAGATGCGAGGTAGAGTAGGCCGAAGCAACAAAAAAGCTTTTTGTTATTTTATAACGCCACCATACTCTGTAATGACCGAAGATGCCCGTAAAAGAATTAGTGCCCTGGAACAATTTTCTGAATTAGGAAGCGGTATAAATATCGCGATGAAAGATTTAGAAATTCGTGGTGCCGGGGATTTACTGGGTGGCGAACAAAGCGGATTTATCAATGAAATTGGTTTTGATACCTACCAGAAGATTTTAAATGAAGCCATTGAGGAATTAAAAGAAAATGAATTCCAGGAGCTGTATAGCGAATCTGAAAATATAGAGGATAAAACCTTTGTAAAAGATGCGCAGATCGATACCGATTTTGAAATTCTTTTTCCCGATGATTATATCAATAATATTACTGAAAGACTTAATTTATATACGCAATTAAATAATATTACTTCAGAAGAGGAATTGCAAAAGTTCGAAGCCGAGCTTGTAGACCGTTTTGGGGAATTACCAACCCGGGCAGTAGACTTACTGAATAGTGTTCGAATAAAATGGATCGCGGCGAGTATAGGTTTGGAAAAGATCATATTAAAACAAGGCAAATTGATAGGTTATTTTATTTCCGATCAACAATCCAGGTTTTACCAAACCAATACATTTACCAAAGTGCTGCAATATGTACAAACACATAGGCAAAAATGCACAATGAAAGAGAAGAAAACCAGGAATGGCCTGCGTTTGCTTTTAACTTTTGAAAAGATTAATTCGATAGAAAGCGTTTTAAAAGTTTTGCAACCCCTTGATTTTAGATTGAAGGAAGAAGAGGTAGAAAAGACTGCTTAAAATGTTCCCCTCCCTTTTAAGGAGGGGTGGCTGATAGGCCGGGGTGGTTGAACCCTTCTGTCTTTCCTTCGGAATGCCACCTTCCCTTCAGAAGGGAAGGAGCTTTTGATATAAGACCTCACAGGTTTTTGAAACCTGTGAGATTTCTTTTTTGCGTCATTCTGAATTCGTTTCAGAATCTAAGTTGTTATATAGTTCTTTCAAAATCAAAACCTAAAACCTCTTTTAAATTCACCGAACTAATCTTTTTTCCTTTCGAAACTCCATTCTGCTCAAAATCGGGAATATTTAAGTTTCTTTCTTTTGCCGTTTTACTGTAGTATTCTTCCCTTGTGGGATGACCTGGGTAGGCGGCGTTAAAAATCTTTCCCCAGGCTTCTTTCTTGATGATCTGGTTAATGATTTTAATACAATCTTCCTGCTGAATAAGATTTACCGGCGCTTTTGGATTTTTAATCCCGGTTTTGTTAGCGAGATAATGCACAGGATGTCTGTCCGGGCCAATCAATCCACCGAAGCGAACAACTGCGGTTTGAAAATGCTCATTCTTTAATAGTATCTTTTCTGCAGCATTAAGTTGCTTAGCGGCTTCTGAAGTTCCGTTAGCTTCATTTTCTTCGGTGTATTCGGGGAAGGTTTCTTGGTCTTTATAGACTGAAGTAGAACTCACAAAAATCACTTTTCCTACAGGTGATTTTTCTATATAATCTACAATTCTTCCTATTTTACCTACGAAATCGGCCTGGGGATCACTGCGTAAACCAGGTGGTATATCAATGATCAAAAGTTCAGCATGGGCAAGAAACGAAGTTAGATCACCCTGAACGCCTTCGGTAAAAATTTTGATTTGATAGGGAGTAATTTCAGCATCACGCAATGGCTGTATTTTTTCCTGACTGGTAACCGAGCCTTTTACTACGTGCTCTTCTTTCAGCTTTTTTGCGAGTGGCAATCCCAGCCAGCCGGTTCCTAATATAGATATGTTCATAAAGCCCCTCCCGGCCTCCCCAAAGGGGAGGTGTTTTTAAGTTTTTAAATAAAATATTCGTGTATTTGTGTATTCGTCAAGCTGAACTTGTTTCAGCTTCTAATATGAGAGCATTTCTTATCAAGTTAGATCCTGAAATGAATTCAGGATGACGAATAATAACCCAAAGCTACAAAACCAAAGCCTACTCGGGGCTTATGGTTTTCTTAAAAATTACAGCATCATTTAGCACAAAAGGCCGTGGGATCATTGTTTCGGGCCTTGGCTTTACATTTAAGGCTTCATTTTCTAGCAAATCATAACTGGACTCGTAGAGCGTAAATTCTGGTTTTATCTCGTTTTTTAAACTAAATTCCAGTCTTAAGGTATCCCTTCCCGAAATATGATAAGTCAATATCCGGTCGTGCCATCTACGGGTGTGAATATGAAAATCGTTACTTCCTAGTGCAACGGAATCGGCTTCAAGCCCGTTTACTTTAAAGCTTTGAAAATCTATTGTTCTATCGGCAAAAAGTTCTATTCTATTTGCTTTTCGGTTGGTAGCAATTTTTAATGAATAGGAATTAAAAGCTGAGGTAGAATCGGTTTTTTCCCAGGTTACGCCCGGTGATTCTAGATCAATTTTTGGAGCTTCGGTACGCCAGGTAAAATTTGAGCCGTATTTACTGCTAAAGGTTTTATTTTCTGAAGGAGCAATTAATGGTTCTTCTCCAAAATATGCTTCGGTCCATTCGTCTGGCATCTTATCGTAAGAATACCAATTGGTAGTGTTTTTATCGGCATCAAAAAGATAAACCAGCGAATTCGGTTTGGGATGTTCTTTGGTGAAATCGGCTTTAAAATGTGCGATTATTAAAAGAATATTGAAAACTAAAAAGAATAAAACCGCAATCTTCTTATTGCTTTTAAAGTAAGCGAAAACAGGTAACAGCAGTTGAAATAATAGAACCGTGAGTAAAGCTGAAACAAACAATATTTTCAAACCTAAAGCTACCGGAAACATTTTTATAAACGGCACTAAAATAAATACAGCCGGAAGGCTTAATAACGCCATTAATAAGGAGTTTGGCGATTCCTGACGCATCATAATAAATAGCTGCAGCAAGCCGAAAAAACCTGGTATGATAAAATAAGCCGCGCCTTTTAGAAAGAAAGCGAGCAAAGCACAAAGCAATAACCAGAAAAATAGCGGAACAACGAATAGATTAGCCTTGTTTTCTATATGTCTAAATCGGAAGTAGGTGAAAAACGAAATGAGTAAGCTTAATGAAACAAAAGCGGCGATATAATAATAGCCGTTGTAGGTGAAACCCTGTTCCATTTCTGAATATTCCGGATAGCTGTAGAGTAAGAATTTCCAGAGTAGAAAAACCAATAAGCCAGAAAAGGCAAGGCTTACTACAAAGGGAATAATACTTTTTAAAATTTCTTTTAGCTGAAAACGATCCTTAGAAAATCCGTAGCCGAGAAGGATAAAAAACAGAACAAAAGCGAGAATAAGCATTGGGAAGATCCAGGAAAACGGATAACTAATTATTTCCCCTCCCGGAATATTGAAAAATAATACTTTCTCTTCTGCATCTACTTCGGCTAAATCTACATCTTTAAAATAATCAAGTAAAGACATTAAATAACTACCTTGATGCGCTAAGGTTTCCTTGTCTAAGTTTTTAGGAGTGTCAGTCGCGGTGTGATAATCAAAATGATCGTCTATAAAGGCAAAATTATAGCCTGGGATATCACCCTGTTCGCGTAAAACTGTAAGATCGGTATCATTAGGCAACATTTTATAAACGCTATAAACGAGCGAATTTGTAACGGGAAATTCTGGGTTTGCTTTTTTGAAAGAATTAATAAGCCCAGCATTTCCTGAATTTGTTTCCAGGAACATAAAAGAATCTCCATCGCTGCCTCGGGCTTCAAAGTTAAGAGCAAGCTTAGCGTCTTTAGCCCAGGGGTGATCTTTTATAAAAAGTTCGGCGCCATTTAAACCGAGTTCTTCGGCATCGGTAAATAGAATGATGATATCATTTTTGTGTTTTTTATTTTCAGCTAGAAAAGTGCGAATACCTTCTAAAATTGTCCCTACGCCACTGCCGGCATCACTGGCACCCAGGGAAGAATGCGGGTTACTGTCGTAATGCGTCATAATCACCAAAGCCTCACCGTTTCCGTTTCCTTCCAAACGAGCCGTGATGTTTTGAGGGCGGACTAATACGCCATTTTTATTAAGAATATAATCTTCGTGGGTTTGGGCCTGTAAGCCCATTTCCTGTAATTTACCAACGATATAATTTCTTACGCGGCTATGGGCTTCAGTTCCTACATAATGGGGCTTCTGCGCAATTGCTTCAACGTGTTTAAAAGCGCGTTGGGTAGAAAAAGTAGTTCCAGGTGCATCTTCGGCTTCAATAGTTTTTGGCTGGCTGCTGTAAAAGCTAAACCAAACTGCAATGGCAATAAAAATGAATGAAAAAAAGCGAGGTATATTTTTCAGCATAATTCAGAAAAAAACAAAAGGTTTTACAGGATTTAAAGATACTTAAGATTTTAAGGAATAGTAGCGCTGCGGAGTAAGCTTTCAGAATAATTAAATTTTGCCTATATTTAAGTAATTAGTAATCAAAAATTTAGGCTATGGGTATTAAAAGTTTTCAGGGAAAACGGGCGGCGCCGGAAAAGGAAAAAAGCGCTCCAATGTTAGTTAGAGATTATATGAGTACTTCACTTATTACCTTTAAGGAACACGAAAATATTATGGATGTTGCTGAAAAACTCACTAAAAATAAGATTTCCGGTGGGTGTGTGGTAGACGATAATAATAAGTTATTGGGGCTTATTTCTGAAGGGGATTGTATGAAACAAATTTCTGACAGCAGATATTATAATATGCCTTTAGATAATGCCACGGTAGGAAAACGAATGACTTGTAATGTTGATACTATAGATGGGAATATGAATGTGATGGATGCCGCGAAACTCTTTATTGAAAAACGATTTAGGAGATTTCCAATTGTAGAACACGGGAAACTTATTGGGCAAATTAGTCAGAGTGATGTTTTGCGGGCTGCGGTACGCTTAAAAAGTAATAACTGGCATTTGGGTTGATCTACGGCTAGTTGCGTTTTACCAACGCGTAAATTTCATTTTCTAAAGGAAGATATCCCTGGTCGTAAACAAAATAATAGACTTTACCAGTTTTTGTAGTGTATATACTGGTAAGATATTCAAAATTGAAACCACGAGCGAGTAATTTATTTTTACTAATCGTGGTTTTTTCGTTTGGGTTGAATTCTTCTAAAATCCGATAATTTTTGCGAAGCTGGTTGTTTACATTTCTTACCAGGTTTTTCCTGTCTTTGTTGAGGTTATTATGGTGGGCATTACGGCAGTAATCGCTGCAGAATTTTTTATCTACCCGACCCACAATTTTTTCGCCACATTCTAAACAGGTTTTTTGCATAACTCGATACTCGAGACTTTATATTTTAAAGGTTTCTCCTAAATTAAATTTTGTTCTCACAATAAATATAAATAAAAAGCTGAATAATTACTGAAATTAGGTTCATCTGTTCTTTCTCATTTCGGCCTGCCGCATAGGCATACTATCTATAGTATTAAAAAGTTTTTCTATGGAAAGCACTTCGGTTTGTTCCAGTTTTTCGCCGCCATCTAAACCAATCAGCATAACCCTGAAATCGCTATTTTTAACTTTATATTTTCCATAGAGCTCTGTAGAACTCTTCCAGTTTTCTTCTTGGAATCCGGTGCTGTATTTTTCAGGTAAAATTTTGTAGACCACCAATTTTCGCTCCTTTAAGCCTTGTTGATGTTTTTGAAGCTCGGTAATTTGTTGTTGAAATTTTTCGGTTTTCTCTTCAGTAATAATCAAAATGAGACGATCTTTCCATTGGTGTTTAGAAAGATCTTGCGCATTTACATTCATAGTAAAAAAGAAAATTAGTAGTAAGAAGCTTATAG includes:
- a CDS encoding M28 family peptidase gives rise to the protein MLKNIPRFFSFIFIAIAVWFSFYSSQPKTIEAEDAPGTTFSTQRAFKHVEAIAQKPHYVGTEAHSRVRNYIVGKLQEMGLQAQTHEDYILNKNGVLVRPQNITARLEGNGNGEALVIMTHYDSNPHSSLGASDAGSGVGTILEGIRTFLAENKKHKNDIIILFTDAEELGLNGAELFIKDHPWAKDAKLALNFEARGSDGDSFMFLETNSGNAGLINSFKKANPEFPVTNSLVYSVYKMLPNDTDLTVLREQGDIPGYNFAFIDDHFDYHTATDTPKNLDKETLAHQGSYLMSLLDYFKDVDLAEVDAEEKVLFFNIPGGEIISYPFSWIFPMLILAFVLFFILLGYGFSKDRFQLKEILKSIIPFVVSLAFSGLLVFLLWKFLLYSYPEYSEMEQGFTYNGYYYIAAFVSLSLLISFFTYFRFRHIENKANLFVVPLFFWLLLCALLAFFLKGAAYFIIPGFFGLLQLFIMMRQESPNSLLMALLSLPAVFILVPFIKMFPVALGLKILFVSALLTVLLFQLLLPVFAYFKSNKKIAVLFFLVFNILLIIAHFKADFTKEHPKPNSLVYLFDADKNTTNWYSYDKMPDEWTEAYFGEEPLIAPSENKTFSSKYGSNFTWRTEAPKIDLESPGVTWEKTDSTSAFNSYSLKIATNRKANRIELFADRTIDFQSFKVNGLEADSVALGSNDFHIHTRRWHDRILTYHISGRDTLRLEFSLKNEIKPEFTLYESSYDLLENEALNVKPRPETMIPRPFVLNDAVIFKKTISPE
- the mfd gene encoding transcription-repair coupling factor produces the protein MSKTIIAQSFAQSSQQQELRESLVSSEKNRTKIQLKGLVGSAFSFVVANAFKEAEKPFLLIFNDKEEAAYYLNDLEQLVGEKNVLFYPGSYRRPYQIEETDNANVLLRAEVLNRINSRKKPAIIVTYPDALFEKVVTRKELDRSTLKISVEDELSIDFVNEVLFEYKFKRVDFVTEPGEFSVRGGIIDVFSFSNDEPYRIEFFGDEVDSIRSFDVETQLSTDKVKKISVMPNVENKHLDEIRDSFLKYISEKTVVFVKNLDLLTAQADKLFSKAEEAFNKLSEEVKHSEPKELFCDGQLIKSQLELFSVVELSNQAYLEPQKNIEFQTKPQPSFNKQFDLLIDNLIENQENGYTNYIFCVSEQQAKRFHDIFDDQERIVKYQTITLALFQGFIDEAGKNICYTDHQIFERYHKFHLKNGYAKKQAITLKELGNLEVGDYVTHIDHGIGKFGGLQKIDVEGKKQEAIKLFYGERDILYVSIHSLHKISKYNGKDGKEPKIFKLGSNAWKKLKQKTKARVKHIAYNLIELYAKRRLQKGFAFGPDSYLQHELEASFMYEDTPDQSTATQAVKEDMENERPMDRLVCGDVGFGKTEVAIRAAFKAVDNGKQVAVLVPTTILAFQHHETFSERLKDFPVTVDYLNRFRTAKERRETLADLENGKVDIVIGTHQLVNKAVKFKDLGLLIVDEEQKFGVSVKDKLKTIKENVDTLTLTATPIPRTLQFSLMAARDLSTITTPPPNRYPIETNVIRFSEETIRDAVSYEIQRGGQVFFIHNRIENIKEVAGMIQRVVPDAKVGVGHGQMEGKKLEKLMLSFINGEFDVLVSTTIVESGLDVTNANTIFINNANNFGVSDLHQMRGRVGRSNKKAFCYFITPPYSVMTEDARKRISALEQFSELGSGINIAMKDLEIRGAGDLLGGEQSGFINEIGFDTYQKILNEAIEELKENEFQELYSESENIEDKTFVKDAQIDTDFEILFPDDYINNITERLNLYTQLNNITSEEELQKFEAELVDRFGELPTRAVDLLNSVRIKWIAASIGLEKIILKQGKLIGYFISDQQSRFYQTNTFTKVLQYVQTHRQKCTMKEKKTRNGLRLLLTFEKINSIESVLKVLQPLDFRLKEEEVEKTA
- a CDS encoding NAD(P)H-binding protein, whose product is MNISILGTGWLGLPLAKKLKEEHVVKGSVTSQEKIQPLRDAEITPYQIKIFTEGVQGDLTSFLAHAELLIIDIPPGLRSDPQADFVGKIGRIVDYIEKSPVGKVIFVSSTSVYKDQETFPEYTEENEANGTSEAAKQLNAAEKILLKNEHFQTAVVRFGGLIGPDRHPVHYLANKTGIKNPKAPVNLIQQEDCIKIINQIIKKEAWGKIFNAAYPGHPTREEYYSKTAKERNLNIPDFEQNGVSKGKKISSVNLKEVLGFDFERTI